A stretch of the Pristis pectinata isolate sPriPec2 chromosome 7, sPriPec2.1.pri, whole genome shotgun sequence genome encodes the following:
- the LOC127572231 gene encoding tetratricopeptide repeat protein 38-like — translation MLHSSLRDCKAWQDIGLPLSTTSNEACKMYDALLTQWIRWKNIPSFGGIEGCRSRMRAADPNFVMGHVIINGLDLLGTGHSVLTDRNLDAAVKGMVELSKTQNITEHERLHVEALELFAKGSLPKACNVWEQIILYNPTDMLAIKLLYDSYFYLGYSTQLRDSVARVLPHWTPQIPLYGYLQGMYSFALVETNFYDLAEKTAKEGLGCNPHLVHSLAHVYEMRADTDGGIKFMKQTEDRWQDCDMISSDNYWHWALYHIEKAEYEAALDIFDTHIAKNCCKSGLLLDIVDICSMLYRLQMEERSLTSC, via the exons GCTTGGCAGGATATTGGTCTTCCTCTTTCCACAACCAGCAATGAGGCCTGCAAAATGTATGACGCTCTCCTGACTCAG TGGATCAGATGGAAGAACATTCCGAGTTTTGGGGGAATTGAGGGTTGCAGGTCTCGAATGCGAGCTGCAGATCCAAATTTTG TGATGGGGCATGTAATAATAAATGGACTAGATCTGCTTGGCACAGGACACTCTGTGTTGACGGATAGAAACCTTGATGCTGCTGTCAAGGGGATGGTTGAACTTTCAAAGACACAAAATATCACTGAGCACGAACGTCTCCATGTGGAGGCACTGGAACTATTTGCAAAAGG GTCTCTTCCAAAAGCATGTAATGTCTGGGAACAAATCATTCTCTATAACCCAACTGATATGCTGGCAATTAAGTTATTGTATGATTCCTACTTTTATCTGGGCTACAGTACACAATTAAGAGATTCTGTTGCACGAGTTCTTCCTCACTGGACACCACAAATTCCACTATATGG TTACTTGCAAGGGATGTATTCATTTGCACTGGTGGAGACAAACTTTTATGATCTGGCAGAAAAAACAGCTAAAGAG g gccTTGGCTGCAACCCCCATCTGGTTCATTCCCTTGCACACGTGTATGAGATGCGTGCAGATACAGATGGTGGGATAAAATTTATGAAACAGACCGAAGACAGATGGCAG GACTGTGATATGATTTCCAGTGATAATTACTGGCACTGGGCACTCTACCACATTGAAAAG GCTGAATATGAAGCAGCACTCGACATCTTTGATACTCAT ATTGCCAAAAATTGTTGCAAGTCTGGGTTATTGCTGGATATAGTGGACATATGCTCTATGTTATATCGACTCCAAATGGAAG AGAGATCTCTAACCTCTTGCTAA